In Moorella sp. Hama-1, a single genomic region encodes these proteins:
- the ruvC gene encoding crossover junction endodeoxyribonuclease RuvC → MLILGIDPGTAIVGYGLVEAGGGRLQALAYGCIRTPAGEETCRRLATIYTGVRELITRHQPATLAIEELFFNKNSKTALAVGQARGVILLAAAHAGLPVAEYTPLEVKQAVAGFGRAPKEQVQRMVQALLALPEKPRPDDVADALAVAICHASFAPWRQREQEAAGR, encoded by the coding sequence ATGTTGATCCTGGGAATTGACCCCGGTACGGCCATTGTCGGTTACGGCCTGGTCGAGGCCGGTGGCGGCCGCCTGCAGGCCCTGGCCTACGGCTGTATCCGGACGCCGGCCGGGGAGGAAACCTGCCGGCGGCTGGCAACTATTTATACCGGTGTCCGGGAGCTGATCACCAGGCACCAACCGGCAACCCTGGCAATCGAAGAACTCTTTTTCAATAAAAACAGCAAAACAGCCCTGGCCGTGGGCCAGGCCAGGGGGGTAATCCTCCTGGCGGCAGCCCATGCCGGTTTGCCTGTGGCCGAGTATACCCCCCTGGAGGTCAAGCAAGCCGTGGCCGGTTTTGGCCGGGCGCCCAAGGAGCAAGTCCAGCGCATGGTCCAGGCTTTGCTGGCTTTGCCGGAAAAACCGCGGCCCGATGACGTGGCTGATGCCCTGGCGGTAGCCATCTGCCACGCCAGCTTTGCCCCCTGGCGGCAAAGGGAACAGGAGGCGGCGGGCCGGTGA
- a CDS encoding YebC/PmpR family DNA-binding transcriptional regulator, with protein MSGHSKWVNIRNRKAKVDEKRGRLFTKIGREIIIAARMGGGDPEGNMRLKAAIAKAKEANMPNENIQRAIMRGTGELEGVNYEEMTYEGYGPGGVAMLLNIATDNRNRTASEIRYIFSRGGGNLGESGCVAWMFNPKGIITAELPAGEKREEVILQAIEAGAEDVDDSDAEILEIKTAPGDLEAVREALQASGVTITSAEVEMVPQTTVTIDDPEMAGKVMRLIDRLEDHDDVQAVYTNADIPAAIMDQLDI; from the coding sequence ATGTCCGGACATTCCAAATGGGTTAATATTAGAAACCGCAAGGCCAAGGTCGATGAAAAACGGGGCCGCCTCTTTACCAAGATCGGGCGGGAGATTATCATTGCCGCCCGTATGGGAGGCGGTGATCCTGAGGGTAATATGCGCTTGAAGGCTGCCATAGCCAAGGCCAAGGAAGCTAATATGCCCAATGAAAATATCCAGCGGGCTATTATGCGTGGGACCGGCGAACTGGAAGGGGTCAATTATGAAGAAATGACCTATGAAGGCTATGGTCCCGGGGGCGTGGCCATGCTGCTGAACATTGCCACCGATAACCGCAACCGCACAGCATCGGAGATTCGCTACATCTTCTCCCGCGGCGGTGGCAACCTGGGTGAAAGTGGCTGCGTGGCCTGGATGTTTAACCCCAAGGGGATAATTACGGCCGAGCTCCCGGCGGGGGAGAAGCGAGAAGAGGTCATCCTTCAGGCCATTGAGGCCGGCGCCGAGGATGTCGATGACAGCGATGCCGAGATCCTGGAAATCAAAACGGCGCCCGGTGACCTGGAAGCCGTCCGGGAGGCCCTGCAGGCCAGTGGCGTCACCATTACCAGTGCCGAGGTCGAGATGGTACCGCAAACGACGGTCACCATCGACGACCCGGAGATGGCCGGCAAGGTTATGCGCCTGATAGACCGACTGGAGGATCACGACGACGTCCAGGCAGTATATACCAACGCCGATATTCCTGCTGCAATTATGGACCAGTTGGATATATAG
- a CDS encoding CAP domain-containing protein codes for MRHKWLTATLNLVFAAALVVMPLSVARAATPVKNAPTTTYSYNFSQYTSPYWRWHYRQATPNPGNGQASRPAPQPVNPSQPAPAPVPVQQPEPAPQPQPAPAPPPVPQPAPAGNYQLSDYEQQVVNLVNAERAKAGLKPLAADPQLGRAARLKAEDMRDHNYFNHTSPTYGSFVDLLHQSGLSFRTAGENIAAGYRTPAEVVAAWMNSPGHRSNILNANFTALGVGYAAGGSYGSYWAQEFIGN; via the coding sequence GTGCGACATAAGTGGCTTACCGCCACCCTGAACCTGGTCTTTGCCGCTGCCCTGGTCGTTATGCCCCTGAGCGTGGCCCGGGCCGCCACACCCGTCAAGAATGCTCCCACAACTACTTATTCATATAACTTTAGCCAGTATACCTCACCCTACTGGCGCTGGCACTACCGCCAGGCTACCCCGAACCCCGGTAACGGACAAGCATCCCGGCCGGCGCCGCAACCAGTAAACCCGAGCCAGCCGGCTCCCGCCCCGGTACCCGTGCAACAACCCGAGCCCGCTCCCCAGCCGCAGCCAGCCCCGGCACCCCCACCAGTACCCCAGCCTGCTCCAGCCGGTAACTACCAGCTAAGTGACTACGAGCAGCAGGTAGTAAATCTGGTCAACGCCGAACGGGCTAAGGCCGGCCTGAAACCCCTGGCAGCCGATCCCCAGCTGGGCCGGGCGGCCCGCCTCAAGGCCGAGGATATGCGCGACCACAATTATTTCAACCACACCTCACCCACCTATGGCTCCTTTGTCGACCTGCTCCATCAATCGGGCCTCAGCTTTCGCACAGCCGGGGAAAATATTGCCGCCGGCTACAGGACGCCGGCAGAGGTAGTGGCGGCCTGGATGAATAGCCCCGGTCATCGCAGTAATATCCTGAATGCCAACTTTACGGCCCTTGGTGTTGGCTATGCCGCCGGCGGCAGCTACGGCAGCTACTGGGCCCAGGAATTTATCGGCAATTAA
- the cysK gene encoding cysteine synthase A codes for MQVARDVTQLIGQTPILRLNRLPDQGHEVFLKVEFFNPGGSIKDRIALSMIAAAEADGRLKPGTTIVEPTSGNTGIGLAMVAAVRGYRLLLVMPETMSIERRKLMAAYGAEFVLTPGNLGMKGAVDKARELVRENPGYFMPQQFENPANPAIHRQATAREILAQMEGKVDAFVAGVGTGGTLTGVGEVLKKEVPGVKVIAVEPAASPVLSGGRPGPHKIQGIGAGFVPAVLRRDLIDEVVAVTNEDALETARRLAREEGLLVGISSGAAAFAALQVARSLGSGKRVLAIAPDTGERYLSTELFKIG; via the coding sequence ATGCAGGTCGCCAGGGATGTCACCCAGTTAATCGGCCAGACGCCCATCCTGCGCCTGAACCGCTTGCCGGATCAGGGCCATGAGGTATTCTTAAAAGTAGAGTTTTTCAACCCGGGGGGGAGTATTAAGGATCGCATCGCCCTGAGCATGATTGCGGCCGCTGAAGCCGATGGCCGCCTTAAACCAGGGACCACCATTGTCGAGCCCACCAGCGGCAACACCGGCATCGGCCTGGCCATGGTAGCGGCCGTACGCGGTTACCGCTTACTCCTGGTCATGCCGGAGACCATGAGTATTGAAAGGCGTAAGCTCATGGCCGCCTACGGGGCGGAGTTCGTCCTGACGCCGGGGAACCTGGGGATGAAAGGGGCTGTGGACAAAGCCAGGGAGCTGGTCCGGGAGAATCCCGGCTACTTCATGCCCCAGCAGTTTGAAAACCCGGCCAACCCGGCCATCCACCGCCAGGCTACCGCCAGGGAGATCCTGGCGCAAATGGAGGGTAAGGTGGATGCCTTTGTCGCCGGCGTGGGGACCGGTGGTACCCTTACCGGCGTGGGCGAGGTTTTAAAAAAGGAGGTACCAGGGGTGAAGGTGATCGCCGTGGAACCGGCGGCCTCGCCGGTCCTTTCCGGTGGCCGGCCGGGACCCCACAAGATCCAGGGTATAGGTGCCGGCTTTGTGCCGGCAGTCCTGCGGCGGGATTTAATCGATGAGGTTGTAGCCGTAACCAATGAGGACGCCCTGGAAACGGCCCGGCGCCTGGCCCGGGAGGAAGGCCTGCTGGTGGGCATCTCCTCCGGGGCGGCTGCCTTTGCCGCCCTGCAGGTAGCCCGCAGCCTGGGGAGCGGTAAAAGGGTCCTGGCCATCGCCCCTGATACCGGCGAGCGTTACCTGAGCACCGAATTATTCAAGATAGGTTAA
- a CDS encoding HisA/HisF-related TIM barrel protein → MNARPFRLIPVIDMKAGLVVHAFRGEREKYQPIKSILTNSAELSSVVAAFVSQLGLREFYLADLDAIAGGGSIGEARPGNLKILAQLIKENREMPGPPGQLSFMVDAGVRDGISVEEVLKTGADQVIIGTETLLSLFHLEEILQRYGSRRIVVSLDSRQGRTLSRTPELVNLSPPQALRRLQSLGVKQFILLELHRVGTGAGINRQLIRECLDTLVTSDFPFNESSLLVGGGVSGYHDLQWLAGAGVSGALVATALHNGNLTCQDIKALTNCGC, encoded by the coding sequence TTTTCGCCTGATACCGGTAATTGATATGAAGGCAGGGTTGGTAGTACACGCCTTTAGAGGAGAACGGGAAAAATATCAACCTATAAAAAGTATTTTAACCAACTCGGCCGAACTTTCTTCGGTGGTGGCAGCGTTTGTTAGCCAGCTAGGTCTGCGGGAATTTTATTTGGCCGATCTGGATGCCATAGCCGGCGGCGGATCCATTGGAGAGGCCCGGCCCGGCAATCTAAAAATTTTAGCCCAACTAATAAAAGAGAACCGGGAGATGCCGGGACCGCCGGGACAGCTTTCGTTTATGGTCGATGCGGGAGTAAGGGATGGGATAAGTGTGGAGGAGGTCTTAAAGACAGGCGCGGATCAAGTAATAATCGGCACGGAAACGTTACTTTCACTCTTCCATCTGGAGGAGATCCTTCAACGTTATGGTTCCCGGCGTATAGTAGTCAGCCTGGACAGCAGGCAGGGGCGTACTCTCAGCAGGACACCTGAACTGGTCAACCTTAGCCCTCCTCAAGCTTTGAGGCGGCTGCAGTCGCTAGGAGTTAAACAATTTATCCTGCTGGAATTACATCGAGTAGGTACCGGAGCCGGCATTAACCGCCAGCTTATCCGGGAATGCCTGGATACCCTGGTTACCTCCGATTTTCCCTTCAACGAAAGTTCTCTCCTGGTGGGTGGTGGGGTGTCCGGTTATCATGACTTACAATGGCTGGCCGGGGCTGGAGTATCCGGGGCCCTGGTAGCTACCGCCCTTCATAATGGCAATCTTACCTGCCAGGATATAAAGGCCCTGACTAACTGTGGCTGCTGA